AGTTAGTTTTCTTTGAGACCTTTCCTTGATACCTTGGAGGAACGTCTGGGGAAATGTGGTGCAGTCACAATGTAATTTATGACACGTGCTTTAATTTCTTACCGTTTATATCTTCTGTTACTGCTTAATGATGTGTGTGAGTAGGGAGTATTTTTATGGGAACACCAAACTGTGTATTTTTTCTTAAATGCTGACAGTAATGAAAGTGAATGAAAAGCTATATAACTCTGCCTCTGATGTAATGCTCTTGTAGAGTATTATGCATCTATTGTTCTGTTAGacatgcatatgtgtgtattgTGCAAAGTGGgaactaaataaaaaaaacggttGCCAAAAACGAGGATGGCTTCATTTACATTTGCTTTGATAAGCTCTGCTTTACGTGATTCCTTTGCAGCCATACAGTACTAATCTAAAACGATACCATATATAGTGAACAGTGATTTGAGATAAACGGACTCCTACAAGTAGTTATACTAGTACTGATTCATGGGATTAAATAATCCATACATTTAGTATGGATTTAGTATGGAGTCTACATATGATCCATACAATTATGAAGCATAGATATTATTTTACAGTTAAGGAATCCTCCATGCATCCTTCACCAGAACATCAAATAGAAGCGTGTAAGGTGTCCTCCAGCTGCACAGAGACAGTGTGTTCAGGGTGTGTCTTCACCAGCACCTGCTCACAGCAGACAGGTCTGCCCATGCCTCCTCAGCACAGGGCAGCCGACTGAGGCGCCTCCCCCAGAGGCTTTCAAGATCAGACAGGGCCTCCCTCCCATCATCACAGTTAACGTGGACACTGTGTTCCACACTGCAGAGGTAGAAGATTGAAGCAACTATAGGAACAATCCTAAGCTACAGAATAGCCTCAAGGTGACTGCTTATGTGACATATTTATAGATTTCTGTGATTTTCTGATGGTTGGATGTGCCTTGGGATCTCCATCTAGGCTAGGTGTGTTTGGGCGTGTCTGTCTCCTGATCTCTCTATATAAACCTTCTGTGTTCATCCACACCCCACTAGCTTCCTGAAGCACATCTCTGCCTGCTCCAGCTATCATggctctctctttgtcatcctCCAGGCTGTCCGGGTCTGGTGGTTTGGGCTTCTCCAGCCTGGGTTtggctggtggtggtgctggagggaTGGCCCTTGCTCTCCGTTCTGGGACTGGCTTAGGCATGGGGATGGGGCTAGGTGGTGGTCTGGGTctagggagtggaggaggaggctatgggctgggactgggtggagggctgggtctaggaggtggtggaggctttgggctgggtggaggtggaggaggtgtcgGGGCATTGATGGCCAGCTCTGCTTTTTCCATGGGCCGTACCATGGCCGCCGGGGGGATGAGCGCAGGGGCTTCCCTGCTTGCGGCTAGCTCCGCCCAGGCTGGTGGGCTCGCCTTGGCCCCGGTCCTCACCCGCGCCGCGGAGAAACACACGCTCTCTGGCCTCAACGAGCGCTTCGCAGGCTACATCACCAAGGTGAGGCAGCTCCATCAGGAGAACGCCGCTCTAGAGGCCCAGCTGGCCCAGCTCACCGGCGGGGCGGACGTGGCACATGAGGGCTCGGGGATGGTCACCACGGCGGGGTACGAGAGCCAGCTGGTGGAGCACAGGGGGAAGCTGGAGAGCCTGTCCTTGGACACCGTCAGGCTGGAGATTGTACTAGACGGCATCCGGGGAACGGCCCACGAACTGAAGGCCAAGTAAGGGACACTTCATGAAAATACATACCTTACTCTGAGAGAGAACGGCTAACATACCAAATGTAACTGAGGCTTAAAGGACTGTATCCGTTCTtacatcaaatatatatatttgatataGGAAGCTTCTTAGAAATAGAGCTACTGTGGATTTACTGTGCATATTTTTCTACATTTAtgtgaaatgtaaatgataTATTTTGGCTTCTGTTTTCTTGTCTTGCAGATATGATTTTGAGCAGGGTGTGAGGTTTCAGCTTGAAGCAGATATTGCATCAATGAAAAGGGTAGGCAACATTAATGTGGTCATGAAAATATGACACAACAGGAGAATTGTCTAACATGAATAGTGACTGATCAACAGTCAGTGCTTATTGTAGGTGTAGTTGTACATGTAATTGTTGAAAATGTGTCTGCTTTTAGGACATTGATATGGCCTCTGACGTAAGTGTTGAACTGCATGCCAAACACTCCAGCTTGAAAGAAGATCTGGACTTTGTCACCAAGACTCAGGATGAGGTAATGCCACTGTGGCTATAGCTTACACAGAACACAACCCCACCCaacacaccacaacaacaaaaccaaaACCAAAACATTAAACACTCCAAGAAAGAAACACAACAGAAGCcttccacccccaacccccccaacaGCAAACAACTCACCACAACACAATACAACACCCCCCTCGACCCGCCCCACAACACAACACCTGAGTAACCACACAAAAACAAGGCAGAACGTGACATTTCTGGTTCTGTGGTCAGGAGTTGTTCAGCCTGCAGTCCAAGCTGGGAGCCTCGTCCACGGACACGTCAGTCTCCATGATCCAGGTGGACACGGACAAGTCCTTCGACGTGGCGGCCGCCCTCAACAAGATGAGGATGGAGCACGAGGACTGTGTGAGACAACACAGAGAGGAAGCTGACGCGTACTACAAACTCAAGGTACAGCTCATCCGACACTCTTCACCTGCGTTTCTTGTCTTGTGAATTAAGTTTGAAATATCAGTAAACAATAGTGTCTAGAAATAGATATTGTAGTGTTTTATAATTCCAACACATCGTTTATAGTTCTCCAGTTCCGTGGTAGACATTGATTTGtgtgtccagcagggggcactTGACATGACGACATAATGTACATCAATGGCCTTATGGTTTGAGACGATATTTAGTTGATAAGAATTGTAGGTGTTATAACACCAAGTCTTTAACTATGACCTACATGGTAATTAGAAAACAGGTTAGTTTAAAAGAGACTCTTTCAATGCAACTCAATGCAATTTTGTCTATTGTACAAACAAACCATGTTCGTTAGAGTTAAATGTGCATCTGACCTGGGATCCAAATACTTTCATTCACTGTTAGCTTGCATCTTCCTCGAGTGTGGGGGTGGGCTTGATTTGCATTTTTTGAGCAGGCCACCTGCTTCATCAAACCAGAGAAGAGCGCCCACGCAGAGAAAATTAAATTAAACTCCATCAGATCATTTGCAGACCTGAACAAAGTTATAGGTTGCAGACCTGAAAAAAGTTCAATGTAGCAGGCCAGTGGTGGCTAGTCAACCATAATGTACCTTCTTCCTGTTTTGAGTGTAACTCTCCAAGCCACAGTGTGTACTGTGGGGGTGTGTAATGTGGGCTACAGCGATGTTCATGCTATATGCACTCAGCTTTCTATTGGTGGAGATGGACGCACACGAGTTCACTTTCCCATGATGCAAAACCATGCATTTTATGCTCTCCCACGCAACACCGTTTGTCAAAGCGACTGCGAAAACTAAACTTGacacctcttctcttctccactTTTCTCGTCACCTCTccgttcctctcttcctctcccttctccactctctcctctcctccccagatgGATGAGGTACAGGCTGCCTCCGCCAGCAGCTCCCAGGCCCTGTCGGCCTCCAAGGCAGAGATCTCCTCCAGCAGGAAGGAGCTGCAGGCCCTCAGTCTGGAGCTACAGAGCTTTGCcaatgttgtgagtgtgtgtacgtgtgtgtgtctgtctgtttgtgtgcgtgcatgtgtcaaGGAGGCTTGAGTGTGTGAATATAAGAAAACGGAATAATACACCAAAAATAACCTTCAAAAGACTTTGAAGGTAGAAAAGTCTTTGTAGCATAACATTATTTTAAGGTAAGTGAGGGGTATTGTGAAATTTGCCTTTCGTAGGCATTTTTATTGTAACAGTTCCAGGATGTTACCGATTATCGTGAAATAAATCACTGCGAGACGACAGACACAGAGGAAGTGGTTGAGCAGTTGTGTTCGTGCCAAAGTCCCCAGTGCATCGAGGGCACAAGAGCAGCCGTGCTTTCCCAGAAGCTACAAAGGAGCCTGCTAATACAAATCACAAGGGACCAATCACAGCagcttcctctgtctgtctgctctgggCTTGGACACCAAGGGGGTTTCTCTCAGAGCAGTCAGCTGTTTGGTGTTTTTCTGTAGAAGTTGGAATTATTGTAAAACGGAAACAGTTTTGGAATCCTCACTTttatcactctccctccccccccccccccccgcccacccctccAGAGCCTGACCCTGGAGCGCAGCCTGGCTGAGGCCCATGCCCATGCCTCGGGGGGCGTGTCTGAGTACCAGGCTCAGATCGCCAGCTTGGAGGCTGCCATCGAGGTTGCCAAAGGTGACCTGCACAAGCAGATCCTTGGTTACCAGGAGCTGCTGGACGTCAAGCTGGCGCTGGACGCAGAGATCTCCACCTACAGGACATTGATGGATGGAGGCGACATCAGGTCAAGAGGCCAAACACATTATCTTCTCAGTAGCCTGTATTTGTTTTCAGGGTGCAGTTTTTGATCCTTCCCATCTGTGTTCACCTCTGCAGCTTCCCCGTCCAGAACTTTAGCTCCTCCTCCGTCTTCCTGTCCAGCTCACCTGGCCCCTCCTCCCACTTCaaatcccctcccccttccgtcAGAAGCCCCTCCCCCGCCATCACGGCCAAGGCAAAGGAGAAGTAAGGCTGACAAAAGTCAGGTGCCTTCCTCCCACCTGCCAGGGTGCTGAATAAGGAGAAACAGGGGTATTggtttgggggagagagagcaacataATGTTTAGGCTTACAAAGAACCCCACTAATCATCTGTCTAAGAGGGCCTTGGAGATAAATTTCATGAGCGTTTCACAACTCCAGGTGGCACCTCTGCTTGTCCGCTTATTAAATCTCTGTCTGTTTACtcacctgtttgtgtgtttcccccAGTGTGTCTGCGAGCATGTCCTTCTCAGAGACCtcctacacatacacaggtgAGGGAAAGAGCGCCCACCTGCCTGTAGCCAGACCCTGGTGCCCCTCACTAGCACCGCAGTTCACACAGGTGCAGGTGTGATGGATATATCTGACCTAGTACATAGAAACCAATGTTCCAGCCTTTGTAAGAACCAAACTGAATGCAAAAAACACAAATTGCTCTGTGTGTAACCCGTGTTGACTATAAGGTCAACACTCCTCACTCCTGGGTACAAATACCACCCATCCACGCCATTAAAAAGTTGGTCGTTGCGTGAGTACGTCAGGAGTATCCTGAGTTCAAACCCCAGTGTGGGTAAGAGAAGCAGGAAATGTGTACTGATTAGCAACGTGATGACGCCTGTGACACATGTCATTTGCTCAGGTCAGCTCATGTCACTGATACCGATGTGATAGTGAAGACGTATCAGATAATACCCAATTGCTCTGAAAGTGACAAGTCAATGGAAGGAATAGTTAAGATGAGTTCCagacaagttcaagacaaaatctatgtatttattacacatatgtgaggtgcaggtgtctgttacactcaagttgagtatcacagaagactggccaatgaatacaggaaatcaagagagtatatggtatcacaatatgggaggatacAAAATGATTAACATAGCCTTTGCAGGCACTGAAAAAGGACACTGtatgctagatagcttttgtttaggtctttagatagggctcgtagaaatggccttgtcattccttctattttcctcattcaaagttgcatggcatgaTACTCTTTGGaaatattgtgacctctgacttcCATTAGTGACACAGGCCTTTCATAGTCACACCTTACAAAGACCcaacttatggctatgcagggATACTAAAACAGAATAATATCAatttatcaatgatacaagaaacataattaatatataggcatatttctctcctggactgGCCAAGGGTTATGTGCTCATGAGCTTAATATTGCAatgtatagatcaaacattatTTATTATGTTCAGAACACAGTATAGaaataataaagtaatcatttcctttaattgttgttaactgatcagtggtttAAGGACAGATCTCTTCAATAGTAACAAGCCACTGTTTGGCAGTTTTAACCCAATTTATTCTTGTGTATTGCCTCTTCACCGCAGAAATGTCGGCAGTTTGGACAGCAGTTTGTGGCCAAAtgatgtctctgtgtgcgtaTTGTAAACTGCTAGCTGTAAATAAATGTTAACTGTGGTTGATCACAATCTCTGTCTTTCACCTTTCTCTGAATCTCTGtgcagtgatggaggaggtcatTGAGTCAGAGACTAAAGAAGTTGTCACAGGTGAGTCAGGAACCATACTCtgcctctatttctctttcctcctctctccctctttctatcttttgcaccctctatcgctctctgtacctctctttgtacccctctctgtatctctctctctggcgacTCTAGCTGCTGATTGTAGATATAGACTGGGACAAGAGTCATGTTGTGGGGCTGTGAGGGTTTCCCTTGGTGTCACGGGGATTTCAGTGAGTTTTCTTCCACAAAACAAACTTACTTTCAACCACAGATGCTCTGAGTTAGTCTAAGTACAGAGGGATTAatctgttctttctctttcaacccccccctttctctttctttttcgaACTTGTTTTCTATTTCCATCTCatcatatttctctctctgtctttcactctctctctccactcccttaTTTCTTATTGTATCCAATCCACCTatccgtctctctttctttatatctaatctctctcgctctgtctcccttccctctccccagatGCCAGATCTGAGACTACAACGATGACGTCTGATGCAGAATCTGAGTCTTAGCGGTCAGAGCTCCACACTCCAACCGTGTAGGATTTCACCTCCTGCTAATAAACACGCCTGCATCTAATCAAACATTTCACTGTTGTCTCCTGGTTCAACTGAAACAGATAACACTCCTTACAACCAGTCTACATAACATAAAGGCCTTTTGCTCTGTGAGAATTGTGAAGAGTAAGGGGAAGGGTGTAGTGTAGAGTCTTTTGATGGAGGACACCACTAAGATAAACGTACTGGAGAGTCTGTGTAAGTGTCTGAGTGCAGTAGGTACACACTTTTATATCGCACCCAACAGGCATCAATAACACCTTGGTGCTGCATAGTGTCAGTTGGTACGGGGGCAACCAAAACCTCTGAGGTCTCTCACTTTCTTAAAGAGTGTGTTCCCAGAAGCACATTGAGACCCATTAGCAAGACACAACTGTTTAACTCCCACTCTCTGCGGTCCAAACTGAGAATCACAAATTCTGCGAGTGTGAGAACCGAGGCCCCCGGAGCCTCCTGTTTCTCACCTATTACTGAAACTGTCAAATCAGTCCGGCAAGTGAAACTGTTAGCAGGATGGTGCTGAAAGACTAGGTCTGTGATGTGAGCTGTGTTTGAAGAAGGGCCAAAAGCACCAtacaggagatgagagaggaggctcTTCCTAACACCCACACAGTCACAGAAAACAACACGTACTGTACCACCATGAATGAACATCCCTCATTCTCAGGTTGACATAATCACAGACCCACTTGAGGTTTAGAAACTGAAAAAGTTCCCAAACATGGCAGCAGTAAATTACTTGCTAAATGCAATGATGTTTCATATGAGTCACTTTTGAGCTTTCCCTTTAATTTGCTCTCACATTTCCCTCTTATTCTTTGATTTTATTATACAACTATACTGTAACAGCGACAAGCATGACCCTATGGTTTCTTAAGGTATCCATGATGCTGGCATCAAGTCCACAGTTTGAAGACTATCCATGACAAgtgatattttatattttataaaaCTAATAAAAAGTTGCTAAAAAGCAGCACTTCATCCCAGGGCAGAGCATGCCACCCAGCAGCAACCTGCCCTGCTCACAGAGGTTCTGccttaccaccaccaccataggTATCGGTTTCAGGCATCAGCCATACCTGGCACTAAACAcaaccaacccccccaccccaccgaaCACCCACCTGAGCACACAGTGTTTATCACTAATGGTGCGTGACATGGAGAAGCTCTCTGGCTGTCTGTGGAGGAATGTGGGAGTATTATCTCAGCTGCTGGAGACACAGCTGTCTCCATTACACCACTCACCCTGCACAAACCTGCTCTGTCTGCCAGCACAATCTCACAAGATGTTCATCTCTGAGAAGCCTTCCTACTGTAGCACCAAATTGTCTCtaatacaaacaacaacaaaacagaagTGAGAGTCACCATAGACAGATATTTTGGTCGAACAGACTTCCACCAAGAACAAGGATAGTATCATATCGGTGTTTACTACAAGTAGCCTGCTTCTATGTGAAAAAAACATGCCAGACCACAGCAGACAGTGCAGAGCACGTGATGCTGTGGTTAAGTTTGAACTATAAAAGCTGTAGAAGATGAGCCAGGCAGTGATATGAGACAGAGACTTCACACTGAGGAAAAAACACACTCAACACTGACACATATTGCCTATTGTCTGACCATAGGCTGGGTAAGACTGCATTTTTCTCtatatctgtttttttttttttgcaaattatgtttcatcaaaatatgACACATTTTATGTTGCTACTCTGTTGTAAATTACACTTATCATTGAAGTAAAACAAATCCTCAAATCACAAAACATGTATCAAGTGTAAGTTGATTTAAGTATAAATCAGATTTTTATTAATACACCTACAGGTAAAATGGCAGATTTTTTTGAATACACAACAGAAGACCCAACAACCGATGAATTTGTGAGTACAATGCTGTTAAAACTAAAACATTGTGTGTCTGAAGATTAAACAAAATATTTTGAATCTGACTATGATCTAATGTATGTGACTGTCTCTGTCTACGGCAACACCAGATAAACTTTGTTCTCTTTGTTATTTGGTACTATTGCTTTCACAAACAGACGCTTCTCCACTGTCAGCTATGGCATTTTGCACCTCATCCAGTTAATTAGGCATTGTAGTCGTGGCAGAGTGCCTCACCTGGGTAATGTGGTTCT
The sequence above is drawn from the Osmerus eperlanus chromosome 15, fOsmEpe2.1, whole genome shotgun sequence genome and encodes:
- the LOC134034934 gene encoding thread biopolymer filament subunit gamma-like isoform X1, whose translation is MALSLSSSRLSGSGGLGFSSLGLAGGGAGGMALALRSGTGLGMGMGLGGGLGLGSGGGGYGLGLGGGLGLGGGGGFGLGGGGGGVGALMASSAFSMGRTMAAGGMSAGASLLAASSAQAGGLALAPVLTRAAEKHTLSGLNERFAGYITKVRQLHQENAALEAQLAQLTGGADVAHEGSGMVTTAGYESQLVEHRGKLESLSLDTVRLEIVLDGIRGTAHELKAKYDFEQGVRFQLEADIASMKRDIDMASDVSVELHAKHSSLKEDLDFVTKTQDEELFSLQSKLGASSTDTSVSMIQVDTDKSFDVAAALNKMRMEHEDCVRQHREEADAYYKLKMDEVQAASASSSQALSASKAEISSSRKELQALSLELQSFANVSLTLERSLAEAHAHASGGVSEYQAQIASLEAAIEVAKGDLHKQILGYQELLDVKLALDAEISTYRTLMDGGDISFPVQNFSSSSVFLSSSPGPSSHFKSPPPSVRSPSPAITAKAKENVSASMSFSETSYTYTVMEEVIESETKEVVTDARSETTTMTSDAESES
- the LOC134034934 gene encoding thread biopolymer filament subunit gamma-like isoform X2, translated to MALSLSSSRLSGSGGLGFSSLGLAGGGAGGMALALRSGTGLGMGMGLGGGLGLGSGGGGYGLGLGGGLGLGGGGGFGLGGGGGGVGALMASSAFSMGRTMAAGGMSAGASLLAASSAQAGGLALAPVLTRAAEKHTLSGLNERFAGYITKVRQLHQENAALEAQLAQLTGGADVAHEGSGMVTTAGYESQLVEHRGKLESLSLDTVRLEIVLDGIRGTAHELKAKYDFEQGVRFQLEADIASMKRDIDMASDVSVELHAKHSSLKEDLDFVTKTQDEELFSLQSKLGASSTDTSVSMIQVDTDKSFDVAAALNKMRMEHEDCVRQHREEADAYYKLKMDEVQAASASSSQALSASKAEISSSRKELQALSLELQSLERSLAEAHAHASGGVSEYQAQIASLEAAIEVAKGDLHKQILGYQELLDVKLALDAEISTYRTLMDGGDISFPVQNFSSSSVFLSSSPGPSSHFKSPPPSVRSPSPAITAKAKENVSASMSFSETSYTYTVMEEVIESETKEVVTDARSETTTMTSDAESES